In a single window of the Penaeus chinensis breed Huanghai No. 1 chromosome 4, ASM1920278v2, whole genome shotgun sequence genome:
- the LOC125046853 gene encoding uncharacterized protein LOC125046853: MPSTVIIRSPACIEAAQILLALTVTGEQWLRLCIDLFLSTMVSRMCSAQKLHQAKSTEARASPGIQNACHIRCRKKRWKLKCSIRLRRQLRKSILQQRSLAPAVDAEVYKGSISHKCHSDLWICIFMDTVLVTQQ, encoded by the exons ATGCCTTCCACGGTCATCATCCGCAGCCCAGCGTGCATTGAAGCCGCACAAATTTTGCTTGCATTAACTGTAACCG GTGAACAATGGCTCAGATTGTGTATCGACCTTTTCCTTTCAACAATGGTGTCAAGAATGTGTTCAGCGCAGAAACTCCATCAAGCCAAAAG CACCGAAGCGAGAGCCTCCCCCGGCATCCAGAACGCCTGCCACATCCGCtgcaggaagaagagatggaagctgAAGTGTTCGATTCGTCTCCGGCGCCAATTACGAAAGAGTATCCTTCAACAGCGCAGTCTGGCTCCGGCAGTCGACGCAGAAGTATATAAGGGTTCGATTTCGCACAAATGTCATAGCGATCTCTGGATATGTATTTTCATGGACACGGTATTGGTaacacaacaataa